A single Bacteroidales bacterium DNA region contains:
- the atpA gene encoding F0F1 ATP synthase subunit alpha, with protein MINIKPAEVSEVLKKQIEGFKTDVELEEVGTVLQISDGIARIYGLLNVQANEMIEFQSGMKGIVMNLEEDNVGAVLLGPSSQIQEGDSVKRLNMIASIPVGEGLLGRVVNTIGEPMDGKGAIPGDLLEMPLERKAPGVIYRQPVREPLQTGMKAIDAMIPIGRGQRELIIGDRQTGKTAIAIDTILNQKEFYEKGEPVYCIYVAVGQKGSTIATLYQTLEEQGALPYTTIVAATASAPAALQYYAPFAGAAIGEYFRDTGRAALVIFDDLSKQAVAYREVSLLLRRPPGREAYPGDVFYLHSRLLERAAKIIDSDEIASQMNDLPENLRPIVKGGGSLTALPIIETQAGDVSAYIPTNVISITDGQIFLESNLFNAGIRPAINVGISVSRVGGNAQIKSMKKVAGTLKLDQAQFRELEAFSKFGSDLDAATMAIIDKGRKNVELLKQGLHSPLRVEQQIAVIYCGTKGLLKAVPIEKVRDFEQEYLKMLDAEYAETLKQLAAGELNDEVTKSLDKAARSVVLRFIDKDAADESEVTG; from the coding sequence ATGATCAATATAAAGCCGGCAGAAGTATCGGAAGTTTTAAAAAAACAAATAGAAGGATTTAAAACAGATGTTGAATTAGAAGAAGTCGGTACTGTATTACAAATAAGTGACGGAATTGCCCGTATTTACGGTCTCTTGAATGTCCAGGCGAATGAAATGATCGAGTTCCAGAGTGGAATGAAAGGGATTGTGATGAACCTGGAAGAAGACAATGTCGGAGCCGTACTTTTGGGGCCTTCCAGTCAAATACAGGAGGGTGACAGTGTTAAGAGGCTTAATATGATAGCTTCAATCCCCGTAGGTGAGGGATTGTTGGGTCGCGTTGTTAATACGATCGGTGAACCGATGGATGGGAAAGGTGCCATTCCGGGTGATTTGCTGGAAATGCCATTGGAACGGAAAGCTCCCGGAGTTATTTATCGTCAGCCTGTAAGAGAACCTTTACAAACAGGAATGAAAGCTATTGATGCCATGATTCCGATTGGCCGGGGACAACGGGAGTTGATCATTGGTGACCGCCAGACAGGCAAAACAGCCATAGCGATAGATACCATTCTTAACCAGAAGGAATTCTATGAAAAAGGAGAACCTGTGTATTGTATTTATGTAGCTGTAGGGCAGAAAGGTTCTACTATTGCCACTCTATATCAGACACTCGAAGAGCAGGGCGCTTTGCCTTATACGACTATTGTTGCGGCAACGGCTTCAGCTCCTGCTGCTTTACAATATTACGCACCCTTTGCCGGTGCGGCAATCGGTGAATATTTCCGTGATACGGGACGTGCAGCATTGGTTATATTTGACGATTTATCCAAGCAAGCGGTAGCTTATCGTGAAGTATCCCTATTGTTACGTCGTCCGCCCGGGCGGGAAGCATATCCGGGTGATGTATTTTACTTGCATTCCCGTCTGTTGGAAAGAGCGGCTAAAATCATTGATTCCGATGAAATCGCATCCCAGATGAACGATCTTCCGGAGAATCTCAGGCCGATAGTGAAGGGAGGAGGTTCCCTGACAGCATTACCGATCATAGAAACACAAGCCGGAGACGTTTCGGCATATATTCCCACCAATGTGATTTCGATTACCGACGGACAGATATTCCTTGAGTCGAACTTGTTTAATGCGGGTATTCGTCCGGCCATCAATGTAGGTATATCGGTTTCCCGCGTGGGAGGTAATGCACAGATCAAGTCCATGAAGAAAGTTGCCGGGACATTAAAACTGGATCAGGCACAGTTCCGGGAACTGGAAGCATTCTCCAAATTCGGATCCGATCTGGATGCAGCGACTATGGCCATCATTGATAAAGGCCGGAAAAATGTGGAATTACTGAAACAGGGATTACATTCTCCTTTACGCGTAGAACAGCAGATTGCTGTTATCTATTGCGGAACAAAAGGGTTGTTGAAAGCAGTTCCCATCGAAAAAGTAAGGGATTTTGAACAAGAATACCTTAAAATGCTGGACGCAGAATATGCGGAAACACTTAAACAATTAGCTGCAGGCGAGTTGAATGATGAGGTCACTAAATCTTTGGATAAGGCGGCAAGATCGGTAGTGTTGCGTTTCATAGATAAAGATGCAGCAGATGAATCGGAAGTAACCGGTTAA